Proteins encoded by one window of Akkermansia muciniphila ATCC BAA-835:
- a CDS encoding AAA family ATPase, with protein MNTPPILSQEELGCAMQKLRALAAAMNQVLFGQKDLIELVLIGVLARGHILLEGLPGLGKTELVKGLSRALDITARRVQFTPDLLPGDITGTPVLQERDGTKNFIFQEGPVFANIMLADEINRASPKTQSALLEAMQERRVTVMGETHALPSPFFVLATQNPIELEGTFPLPEAQLDRFLFKINVNRTPADVLARIVLNREMGVEPEISPVLNAQELQELMQMARNVAIPEVVADYIGRLVNATHPGESEASGGVKYGASPRAALGLAAAAKARALRHGRAFCSFEDVQAVIHPVLEHRILLNHTARLDGQTPAAVINRLVREIPAQNKPLPDSLAAAKIH; from the coding sequence ATGAATACCCCCCCTATCCTCTCTCAGGAAGAACTTGGCTGCGCCATGCAAAAGCTCCGTGCTCTGGCTGCCGCCATGAACCAGGTCCTGTTCGGTCAAAAGGATCTCATTGAACTGGTTCTCATTGGCGTACTGGCTCGCGGGCATATCCTGCTGGAGGGCCTGCCCGGCCTGGGCAAGACGGAACTGGTCAAAGGCCTCTCCAGGGCACTGGATATCACAGCGCGCCGCGTCCAATTCACACCCGATCTACTGCCGGGAGACATCACGGGAACCCCGGTTCTTCAGGAAAGGGACGGAACAAAAAACTTCATCTTCCAGGAAGGGCCCGTCTTCGCCAACATCATGCTGGCGGATGAAATCAACCGCGCCTCCCCCAAGACCCAGTCCGCCCTGCTGGAAGCCATGCAGGAACGCCGCGTCACCGTCATGGGAGAGACCCATGCCCTCCCCTCCCCCTTTTTCGTGCTTGCCACCCAGAACCCCATTGAACTGGAAGGAACCTTTCCCCTGCCGGAAGCCCAGCTGGACCGCTTCCTTTTCAAAATCAACGTCAACCGCACACCGGCGGATGTGCTGGCCCGCATTGTCCTCAACCGGGAAATGGGCGTGGAACCTGAAATATCCCCGGTTTTGAACGCGCAGGAATTGCAGGAACTCATGCAAATGGCCCGGAATGTAGCCATTCCCGAAGTGGTGGCGGACTATATAGGCAGGCTGGTCAACGCTACGCATCCCGGAGAATCGGAAGCCTCCGGAGGCGTTAAATACGGGGCCAGTCCCCGGGCGGCCCTGGGCCTGGCGGCTGCCGCTAAAGCCCGAGCTTTGCGCCACGGGCGCGCTTTCTGCTCCTTTGAGGATGTGCAGGCCGTTATTCATCCCGTGCTGGAGCACCGCATCCTGCTCAACCACACGGCCCGTCTGGACGGACAGACACCCGCCGCAGTCATCAACCGCCTGGTCAGGGAAATCCCTGCCCAGAACAAGCCCCTGCCGGATTCCCTGGCCGCCGCAAAAATTCATTGA
- a CDS encoding DUF418 domain-containing protein: protein MPSVYPPGNERIYVVDALRGFAVMAIMLLHFLEHFIYNSYPVASSPMMEAANQQFKEVFFFLFAGKSYTIFALLFGFTFAVQYRNQARKGRDFAGRFVWRMCLLAVFACMNAAFFPGGDVLLTFSLAGLLLVPCRRLKTSSLVALSLFFLAQPLEWAYAAVQWMHPGWVPPSLSVAESYASLKSAVDTGNFWVMAWENLTTGQWASLAWGIEAGRLMQAPGLFLLGFVLGRQDFFLQNDGTAVFWTRGLLFSLAGACAFYVVMCLPGLPGPVHTVFSMWHNVCFTGVWVAGFVLLYRLEYFRKATAPLLTYGRMSLTNYVSQSVIGSLIFFPYALGLAPYCGYLASFVVGFAAMTGQIWFCRWWLERHRYGVLEGLWHRATWLAAGKVSAPEHR, encoded by the coding sequence ATGCCTTCCGTATATCCCCCCGGCAACGAACGCATTTACGTGGTGGACGCTCTGCGCGGCTTTGCCGTAATGGCGATCATGCTGCTGCATTTTCTTGAACATTTCATCTATAATTCCTATCCCGTGGCTTCTTCCCCAATGATGGAAGCGGCCAACCAGCAGTTCAAGGAGGTCTTTTTTTTCCTGTTTGCCGGCAAGTCCTACACCATTTTCGCCCTTCTGTTCGGATTCACTTTTGCGGTCCAGTACCGTAACCAGGCCCGGAAGGGAAGGGATTTTGCGGGCAGGTTTGTCTGGCGCATGTGCCTGCTGGCGGTGTTCGCCTGCATGAATGCAGCGTTTTTCCCGGGCGGTGATGTTCTGCTGACTTTTTCACTTGCAGGTTTGTTGCTGGTGCCGTGCCGCCGGTTGAAGACATCCTCGCTGGTGGCTTTGTCCCTGTTTTTCCTGGCCCAGCCGCTGGAGTGGGCCTATGCGGCGGTGCAGTGGATGCATCCGGGTTGGGTTCCTCCCTCCCTGTCTGTTGCGGAATCGTACGCTTCCTTAAAATCCGCCGTGGATACGGGAAATTTCTGGGTGATGGCCTGGGAGAACCTGACTACAGGACAATGGGCCAGCCTGGCATGGGGTATTGAAGCCGGGCGTTTGATGCAGGCTCCGGGTCTGTTCCTGCTGGGGTTTGTTCTGGGGCGCCAGGATTTCTTTTTGCAGAATGACGGAACGGCTGTGTTCTGGACCCGCGGACTGCTATTTTCCCTGGCCGGGGCCTGTGCATTTTACGTGGTGATGTGCCTGCCGGGGCTGCCGGGGCCTGTGCATACCGTGTTTAGCATGTGGCACAATGTTTGCTTTACCGGCGTATGGGTGGCCGGGTTCGTTCTGTTGTACCGGCTGGAATATTTCAGGAAAGCGACGGCTCCGTTGCTGACCTACGGGCGCATGAGCCTGACCAACTATGTTTCCCAGTCCGTGATCGGCTCCCTGATTTTTTTCCCGTATGCACTGGGGCTAGCTCCCTACTGCGGGTATCTGGCCAGTTTTGTGGTCGGCTTTGCCGCCATGACCGGACAGATATGGTTCTGCCGCTGGTGGCTGGAGCGGCACCGCTACGGGGTGCTGGAAGGATTGTGGCACCGGGCGACATGGCTGGCCGCCGGGAAGGTTTCCGCTCCGGAACACCGGTAA
- a CDS encoding ABC transporter ATP-binding protein has product MSTPLLLEVSGLSKSFGPLKAVNNASFVIRQGQVVGLIGSNGAGKTTLMRMLATLEMPDSGHIRLNGADVVDHPELARSRIGWMPDYFHPYKNTSVREYLDFFARACGMGRERLLDAVDEVMDFTELAGLQNQMIDKLSKGQTQRLCLARTLISDAQFLILDEPAAGLDPKARLEFKNLVHLLKARGKTLLISSHILSELGEMCDALIFMNAGTVIHDGNMEDLLHRQTESGYAFEIRTAGDDTASLEEWLALRRGWKVRHVQQQKVVAAFVSCEPEAVAAELRQLCLDLPVIDFHRSERRLEEAFVDILIHGSGEPAPRQNPASSQETPSIPAS; this is encoded by the coding sequence ATGAGTACGCCCCTACTGCTGGAAGTTTCCGGACTGTCCAAATCATTCGGTCCGCTGAAAGCCGTCAACAATGCCTCCTTCGTCATCCGCCAGGGCCAGGTCGTCGGCCTGATTGGCTCCAACGGAGCCGGCAAAACCACCCTCATGCGCATGCTGGCCACGCTGGAAATGCCTGACTCCGGCCACATCAGGCTCAACGGGGCCGATGTTGTGGATCATCCCGAACTGGCACGTTCCCGCATCGGATGGATGCCGGACTATTTCCACCCCTATAAAAACACCAGCGTCCGGGAATATCTGGATTTTTTCGCCAGGGCCTGCGGCATGGGCAGGGAACGTTTACTGGACGCTGTGGACGAAGTGATGGACTTCACGGAACTGGCCGGCCTCCAGAACCAGATGATCGATAAACTTTCAAAAGGGCAGACGCAGCGGCTCTGCCTGGCGCGTACGCTGATCAGCGACGCGCAATTCCTCATTCTGGACGAACCGGCGGCAGGATTGGACCCCAAAGCGCGCCTTGAATTCAAAAATCTGGTGCATCTGCTCAAAGCGCGTGGAAAAACGCTGCTCATCAGCTCCCATATTCTCTCGGAACTGGGGGAAATGTGCGACGCCCTCATCTTCATGAATGCAGGAACCGTCATCCATGACGGCAATATGGAAGACCTGCTGCACCGCCAGACGGAATCCGGATACGCCTTTGAAATCCGCACCGCCGGAGACGACACCGCCTCACTGGAGGAATGGCTGGCCCTCCGCCGGGGATGGAAAGTGCGCCATGTACAGCAACAGAAAGTAGTGGCCGCCTTCGTCTCCTGCGAACCGGAAGCTGTGGCTGCGGAACTCCGCCAGCTCTGCCTCGACCTCCCCGTAATTGATTTCCACCGTAGCGAACGCCGTCTGGAAGAAGCTTTTGTGGACATCCTTATCCACGGCAGCGGGGAACCGGCCCCGCGGCAGAATCCCGCCTCTTCCCAGGAAACCCCATCCATCCCCGCCTCATGA